A window from Cherax quadricarinatus isolate ZL_2023a chromosome 94, ASM3850222v1, whole genome shotgun sequence encodes these proteins:
- the LOC128700868 gene encoding uncharacterized protein, translating to MARTPQMWASWRWMPPLPPTAWRLRDVGCAVSDMKVQEWWEDRRHKKLHLRGEGSFPGSPWCGELEFLDEFREVAQTVMSWHYTGSHPNQSSATKVWRTPPSPPPRVIPCGIQASSGAE from the exons ATGGCGAGAACCCCTCAG aTGTGGGCGTCTTGGAGGTGGATGCCGCCACTGCCACCAACAGCCTGGAGACTCAGAGACGTAGGATGTGCTGTATCTGACATGAAAGTCCAGGAATGGTGGGAAGATCGACGACACAAGAAACTACACCTACGAGGGGAAGGTTCCTTCCCAGGATCACCCTG GTGTGGAGAGCTGGAGTTCCTGGACGAGTTCAGAGAGGTGGCACAGACGGTCATGTCCTGGCACTACACTGGCTCTCATCCCAACCAGTCTTCAGCAACCAAAGTCTGGAGAactccaccatctcctccacccAGGGTGATTCCGTGTGGCATCCAGGCTTCCAGTGGCGCAGAGTGA